One part of the Lycium ferocissimum isolate CSIRO_LF1 chromosome 8, AGI_CSIRO_Lferr_CH_V1, whole genome shotgun sequence genome encodes these proteins:
- the LOC132066668 gene encoding peroxidase 6: MASPLLSIFLFSTLALFSLTESKLNVDYYNKTCPQFEKIIQQIVVDKQLAAPTTAAGALRLFFHDCIVGGCDASLLISSNSFAQAERDTDINLSLPGDAYDLVARAKTALELQCPGVVSCADILAVATRDLITMVGGPFYNIRLGRKDSLESYAKDVEGHIARPNMTMDTIINMFASKNLNVQEMVALVGAHTIGFSHCSEFSKRIFKFSQTSEFDPSMNPTFAQALRKLCGNNSKDMAAFNDVMTPGKFDNMYYINLQKGLGLLASDQAMVSDRRTKPFVELYAKDQDAFFKAFAHAMEKVSVYQVKTGKMGEVRRRCDVVNQLQVNPNKKIAS; encoded by the coding sequence ATGGCATCACCACTTCTCTCGATTTTCCTCTTTTCAACTCTAGCCTTATTTTCTCTAACAGAATCCAAGCTCAATGTTGATTATTACAACAAAACATGTCCTCAATTTGAAAAAATCATCCAACAAATTGTCGTCGACAAGCAACTCGCAGCCCCCACCACCGCGGCAGGCGCCCTCCGCCTCTTCTTCCACGACTGCATTGTGGGAGGATGTGACGCCTCATTACTTATTTCGTCAAATTCCTTCGCCCAGGCCGAACGCGACACGGATATCAACCTATCCCTCCCAGGGGACGCCTATGACCTTGTCGCGCGCGCCAAGACCGCATTAGAGCTCCAATGCCCCGGCGTTGTATCTTGTGCAGATATTTTAGCTGTTGCGACTCGTGACTTAATCACCATGGTTGGAGGTCCATTTTACAATATTCGTCTCGGCCGAAAAGATAGCTTGGAATCATACGCAAAAGATGTTGAAGGACATATTGCTAGGCCTAACATGACAATGGACACAATAATCAACATGTTTGCCTCGAAAAATTTAAATGTGCAAGAAATGGTGGCTTTAGTGGGTGCACATACAATTGGTTTCTCACATTGTTCAGAATTTAGCAAGAGAATATTCAAATTCAGCCAGACCTCAGAATTTGATCCTTCTATGAACCCAACATTTGCACAAGCGTTACGGAAGCTATGCGGGAATAACTCGAAGGATATGGCAGCGTTCAACGACGTGATGACACCTGGCAAATTCGATAACATGTACTACATAAACTTGCAAAAGGGACTAGGATTATTGGCTTCTGATCAAGCTATGGTTTCTGACCGAAGGACTAAACCATTTGTGGAACTTTATGCAAAGGATCAAGATGCATTTTTCAAAGCATTTGCTCATGCAATGGAGAAAGTGAGTGtttatcaagtaaaaacagggAAAATGGGAGAGGTGAGACGCAGGTGTGATGTTGTGAATCAATTACAAGTAAATCCCAACAAGAAAATTGCTAGTTAA
- the LOC132067409 gene encoding chaperone protein dnaJ 16 isoform X2 has protein sequence MRSAYRKLALKYHPDKNANDPKAADMFKEVTFSYNILSDPDKRRQYDSAGFEAVESESQELELDLSSLGTVNTMFAALFSKLGVPIKTTVSATVLEEALNGSVPIQSLSLGQPLCRKVEKQSAHFYSVTITEKEAKGGLVFRVHSREKSKFKLLYFDQEENGGLSLALQEDSSKTGKVTSAGMYFLGFPVYHMDQTQTSASAAAKDPDSAFFKKLDGFQPCEITELKPGTHVFAIYGDNFFKSVSYTIEVVCAAPFTEEKENLRAVEAQILSKRVELSKFETEYREVLAQFTEMTSRYAQEMQAIDELLKHRNEIHASYTTLPAMKRSSSNRSKNKGGSKETREDGPVREKKPSRDRTKKKKWFNIPLKVDKRKPC, from the exons ATGAGAAGTGCTTACAGGAAATTAGCTTTGAA GTATCATCCTGACAAGAATGCAAATGACCCTAAAGCAGCGGACATGTTCAAGGAGGTCACCTTTTCATATAACATTTTATCTGATCCAGATAAAAGGCGTCAATATGACTCAGCTGGCTTTGAG GCTGTTGAGTCAGAAAGCCAAGAATTGGAGCTTGATCTTTCAAGTTTGGGAACTGTGAATACTATGTTTGCTGCACTTTTTAG TAAGCTTGGTGTACCAATAAAAACCACAGTCTCTGCAACTGTTCTAGAGGAAGCCTTAAATGGTTCAGTACCTATTCAATCGCTTTCACTTGGGCAACCTTTATGTAGGAAG GTAGAAAAGCAATCTGCTCACTTCTACTCTGTTACAATAACAGAAAAGGAAGCTAAAGGAGGCCTTGTTTTCCGAGTTCATTCACGAGAAAAAAGCAAATTCAAG CTGTTGTACTTTGACCAAGAAGAAAATGGCGGCCTGAGCCTTGCATTACAG GAAGATAGTTCAAAAACCGGGAAAGTCACATCCGCCGGCATGTATTTTCTTGGATTCCCAGTTTATCACATGGATCAAACCCAGACATCG GCATCAGCAGCTGCAAAGGATCCAGACTCGGCATTTTTCAAGAAACTAGATGGATTTCAACCATGCGAGATTACTGAGCTAAAACCTGGCACACATGTTTTTGCAATTTATG gtgacaatttttttaaaagtgtgaGCTACACCATCGAAGTCGTTTGTGCCGCACCTTTTACTGAGGAAAAAGAGAATCTTAGAGCAGTAGAAGCTCAAATTTTGTCTAAAAGGGTGGAACTGTCTAAATTTGAAACAGAATATAGGGAG GTTTTAGCACAATTTACGGAGATGACAAGTAGATATGCACAAGAAATGCAAGCT ATTGATGAGCTTCTTAAGCACCGCAATGAAATTCATGCTTCCTATACAACTCTTCCCGCGATGAAGCGTAGTAGTAGCAATCGAAGTAAGAACAAAGGTGGTTCCAAGGAGACCAGGGAAGATGGCCCGGTAAGAGAAAAGAAGCCTTCAAGAGATCggacaaagaaaaagaagtggTTCAACATTCCCTTGAAGGTTGACAAAAGGAAGCCTTGTTAG
- the LOC132067409 gene encoding chaperone protein dnaJ 16 isoform X1: MPGHKWKSEKNEEEKPLRRDPYEVLGVSRNSTDQEIKSSYRKLALKYHPDKNANDPKAADMFKEVTFSYNILSDPDKRRQYDSAGFEAVESESQELELDLSSLGTVNTMFAALFSKLGVPIKTTVSATVLEEALNGSVPIQSLSLGQPLCRKVEKQSAHFYSVTITEKEAKGGLVFRVHSREKSKFKLLYFDQEENGGLSLALQEDSSKTGKVTSAGMYFLGFPVYHMDQTQTSASAAAKDPDSAFFKKLDGFQPCEITELKPGTHVFAIYGDNFFKSVSYTIEVVCAAPFTEEKENLRAVEAQILSKRVELSKFETEYREVLAQFTEMTSRYAQEMQAIDELLKHRNEIHASYTTLPAMKRSSSNRSKNKGGSKETREDGPVREKKPSRDRTKKKKWFNIPLKVDKRKPC; this comes from the exons ATGCCAGGGCATAAGTGGAAATCTGAAAAGAATGAGGAAGAAAAGCCTTTAAGGAGAGATCCTTATGAGGTGTTAGGTGTTTCCAGGAATTCAACAgatcaagaaatcaaaagtTCTTACAGGAAATTGGCTTTGAA GTATCATCCTGACAAGAATGCAAATGACCCTAAAGCAGCGGACATGTTCAAGGAGGTCACCTTTTCATATAACATTTTATCTGATCCAGATAAAAGGCGTCAATATGACTCAGCTGGCTTTGAG GCTGTTGAGTCAGAAAGCCAAGAATTGGAGCTTGATCTTTCAAGTTTGGGAACTGTGAATACTATGTTTGCTGCACTTTTTAG TAAGCTTGGTGTACCAATAAAAACCACAGTCTCTGCAACTGTTCTAGAGGAAGCCTTAAATGGTTCAGTACCTATTCAATCGCTTTCACTTGGGCAACCTTTATGTAGGAAG GTAGAAAAGCAATCTGCTCACTTCTACTCTGTTACAATAACAGAAAAGGAAGCTAAAGGAGGCCTTGTTTTCCGAGTTCATTCACGAGAAAAAAGCAAATTCAAG CTGTTGTACTTTGACCAAGAAGAAAATGGCGGCCTGAGCCTTGCATTACAG GAAGATAGTTCAAAAACCGGGAAAGTCACATCCGCCGGCATGTATTTTCTTGGATTCCCAGTTTATCACATGGATCAAACCCAGACATCG GCATCAGCAGCTGCAAAGGATCCAGACTCGGCATTTTTCAAGAAACTAGATGGATTTCAACCATGCGAGATTACTGAGCTAAAACCTGGCACACATGTTTTTGCAATTTATG gtgacaatttttttaaaagtgtgaGCTACACCATCGAAGTCGTTTGTGCCGCACCTTTTACTGAGGAAAAAGAGAATCTTAGAGCAGTAGAAGCTCAAATTTTGTCTAAAAGGGTGGAACTGTCTAAATTTGAAACAGAATATAGGGAG GTTTTAGCACAATTTACGGAGATGACAAGTAGATATGCACAAGAAATGCAAGCT ATTGATGAGCTTCTTAAGCACCGCAATGAAATTCATGCTTCCTATACAACTCTTCCCGCGATGAAGCGTAGTAGTAGCAATCGAAGTAAGAACAAAGGTGGTTCCAAGGAGACCAGGGAAGATGGCCCGGTAAGAGAAAAGAAGCCTTCAAGAGATCggacaaagaaaaagaagtggTTCAACATTCCCTTGAAGGTTGACAAAAGGAAGCCTTGTTAG